The Curtobacterium herbarum genome contains the following window.
ATGCCGCAGCCGGCCTGGGACGAGACGCAGAGCGTGATGCGCCCCGGGTACCGCATGAGCACCGACTCGACCAGGGCGCCGTCGTGCAGCTTCCAGAGGAACTTGATCGTGTCGCCCTTGTCGGTCTCGAGACGACGGGTCTCGGTCAGCAGGGGCGGCAGCATCCCGGCGACGAGTTCGTCGCGCTGCGCCGCCGGCAGGTCGGTCATCTTCGCCGGGTCGGAGGTGTAGTGCGTGAAGTAGTGGGTCGCGAGTTGCTTGGCGCGGAACCCGGGCAGCCCGAGTTCCTTCACCCGGGCTTCGCGCTCGTCGACCGTCAGGTCCGCCAGGTGCACCGGCGGCTTGCCCCGCTTCGGGGACGCGAACTGCAGCAGCGGCCGTCCGTCGGTCCCGGTCGCCTGCTGCCATCCTTCGGTGCGCGGGCGCACCTGCGGGCGGGCAGAGCGCTGCTCCTCGAACGGTGTGCGGGTGTCGGTGGCCATCACTCCAGCTTACGGGAGGCCCGCAACCCGTCGAGCGCACCGGTCCGGCCCGTCAGGGGGTCACCGCCCCGGGTCTCGGCGTCCCGGGTCTCGGCGTGCCGGTCCGGGCACGCCGGGGACTCGACTCAGGAGCCGGCGGGCAGGAGGCGTGCGAAGTGGTGCGCGGCCGGGTACATCGGGACGATGTCGACGACCTCGCCCGGGTGCGGCGCCTGGAGGACGAGTCCCTGGCCGAGGTACAGGCCGACGTGGTCCTCGTTGTCGTAGACGACCATGTCGCCGGGCAGCGCCTCGGACTCGGGCACGGTCGTGGCGACGGCGTCCTGCGTCGGGACGTAGTGGGCGAGCTGGATGCCGACGGCCTGGTACGCGACCATGGTCAGTCCGGAGCAGTCGATGCCGGTGTGGCTCGCGCCGCCCTCGACGTACGGGTCGCCGAGGTACTGCAGCGCCGTCTGGAGCACGGTCGCGCGGTCGCCACCGGCCGAGAGCGCTGCGGACAGCGCCGACTTCGCCTGGTTCTCGGTCACGCCGAAGCGGAGCACGAGGGTCGGGTACGACACGATCGAGGTGGTCGTCACGCCGTCGGAGGAGACGATCGGCACCTGCACGTCGTGGGCGACCGTGTAGGTCTGCAGGTCCTGCGACGTCGTGGTGGTGGTCGCCGGTGCGGGTACGGCGGTGGCGGCGTCGGCCGGGATCGACAGCGACAGGGTCGAGGTGATCGCGAGGGCCGGGGCGATCAGCAGCGCGGCACGCTTGGCGTTCGCGGCACGGCGGATGTGGCGCGGGTCGGCGGCACGCTCGGCACGGATCGCGGCGTTCCGCGAGACGAACGCGCTCGTCGTGGGGCGCACGGGCCGGGCGGGCGCGAGGGCGACCACGCGGGCCGGGCGCTGGTGCTCGACGAAGGTGGAGCGGGCGACGACCGGGCCGGAGGCGGAGCGGCGGCCACGGGCGCGCGGCGTCGGAGCGGCTGCGGGGGGCGGGACGGGTGCGTCTCGACGGTCCTCATCGAGTGCAGGCAGAGCGTGGCGTCCCATGGTTCCTTCCGGGTTCGAGCCGTCCTTCCGGGAGCGGCGACTCGGGAAGATAACGTATTGGTCACGAACCTGATCTCGCCTGGAGAACGGGCCCTGGTTCCTGCAGTCCGTCACAGACTCGCCGCGCAGGCCCGACTCGGCGCCCAGGCGGGTTGCGGAGTGGGGTCACATCAGCGCGGCGAGCCGGGCCTCCAGTCCCTCGGCGACCGCGTCGAGCCGGGCCGCGAGGGCGCGCACCGACGGGTCGACCGGCGTCCCGGCCGCGGCGGCGAGCGCTCCGGCCACTGGTTCGCCGGCCCGGAGCGCGACGGGCAGGACACCGGCCCAGACGGCGTGGTCCTCGCCGTCGTCGGGTGACTCCCCCACGCCGGCCGCGCGGACCTTGACGCTGGCAGCGTCGAGCGGGAGGTGCAGGACCTGGGTCTGGCGGACCTCCTTCGCGGTCATCGCGCGCAGTTCCGCCCGACGACCCGGCATGAGGTGGTCGGCGACCTGCCGGAGCGCCTCGGCCCGCAGCTCCGCCGGCACCACGCTGGCCCGGCCGACGACCATCGCGCTGCGGTAGTTCGCGGAGCTGTCGAAGGTCGAGCGGGCGAAGACGATGCCGTCGAGGTGGGTGATCGTCGCCGAGACGGGCACGCCCTCGTCGCCGGCGTCGAGGAAGAGGCCGCCGCCGGTCGACCCGTGCAGCAGCAGGACGGGTCCGGCGCCGAGGTCGCCGACGCCGTAGAGGAAGGGCAGGACGATCGGGAAGCCGTCGCGGACCAGGCCGACGTGGGCGACGAAGCCCTCGGCGAGGACCTGGCGGAGGGCCTCGGGGTCGGTCTGCTGGCGGTCGCGGAGGCGGCGGACGGCCAGGGAGGGCAGGGCAGGCAGGGCGTCGTCGGTGGGCAGGGCGGGCAGGGCGTCGTCGATGGGCACAGTGCGACGCTAGGGTCGGCACTGGACCAGCACGTAGACCAGATCGGGGCAGATCGAGTGGACCAGTCGAGCAAGGTGGCCGCGGTCGTCGCACGGGTCCGCGGGCTGGTGCACGACGGGACGCTCGGGGCGGACGACCCGCTGCCGTCGACCCGTGCGCTGGCGGCCGAGCTCGGCGTGGCCCGCGGGACCGTGGTGGCGGCGTACGACCAGCTCGACGGCGAGGGCTACATCCGGACGCGGCACGGAGCGGCGGCGCGGGTGGTCGGGGGCGCGGCCGCTGGCGGGTCTGCCGGTGTCGGTGACGGTGTCGGTGTCCCTGCCGGGGTCGGGGCCGGCCCGGTGGCGGGCGCGGGTGCAGCGGCGGGGGCGGGGCGTGCCTCCCGTCCGGTCGCGGAGCCGGCACCGGGGCCGCTCCTCGACTGCCGACCCGGGATCCCCGCCGTCACCGCGATCAGCCCCCGCGACTGGCGGGCGGCGTGGCGGGCCGCCGCCGAGGCCCCGCTCCGCAACGGGCTGTCCGACCCGCTGGGCCTGCCGGCACTGCGCGAGCAGGTCGTCGTGCAGCTCGGGCTGGCGCGCGGGTTCAGCCCGGCGGTGTCCGACGTCGTGGTCGCGGCGGGGACCTCGGAGGCGCTCTCCCTGCTCGTCGAGGCGCTCCGGGCCCGGCTCGGTCGGGCGCCACGCATCGCGGTCGAGGACCCCGGCTACCGCTCCGGCCAACGGGCGCTGACGAGTGCGGGTGCGGAACTCGTCCCCGTGCCGGTCGCCTCGGACGGCATCGACCTGGCGGTCCTCGCGCAGGTCTCGGCCGACGCGGTCGTCGTCTCGCCGACGCACCAGTACCCGCTCGGGTCCGTGATGCCGGTCGGGCACCGGCGGGCGCTCCTCGCGCAGGCCGCCACGGCCGGCATGGTCGTCGTCGAGGACGACTACGACTCGGAGTTCCGGCACCGCGGCGCACCCGTGCCGGCCCTCGCGGCGCTGGACACCGACGGGGTGGTCGTGCACCTCGGCGGGTTCTCGAAGACCCTGGACCCGCGGCTGCGGTGCGCGTACCTGGTGCTGCCCCGCTCGGCCGAGCCGCTCCGGACCGCCGTCGTCACCGCGCGGGCCGCACGGGGGCCGGTGGTCGCGGAACCGGTGCAGGTCGCGGTCGCACACCTGCTGCGGACCGGGGCGTTCCGGCGGCACCTGGGCAGGGTCCGGCGGGACTACACGCACCGGCGGGAGCGGATCGCGCTCCGGCTGGCGGACAGCGGGATCGCCGGCCTGGAGGCCCGGGCACTGACCGGCGGCCTGCACACGGTCCTGACGTGGGCGGGTCCGGCAACGGGCGTGGGCGCCGGTGCGGGTGCGGGTGCAGCAGCGGGTGCGATGGTGGTGGCTCGGGCGGCGGCGGCCGGGGTGCTCGTGGCGGACCTCGCCGACTACGAGGCCGAGCGGGGACGCTCCGGACCCGGTGTGGTCCTCGGGTACGGGGCCGTGACGCTGCCGGAGCTCGACCGGGCGCTCGACGTGGTGCTCCAGGCGATCCGCGGAGCGGTCGTCTCGGATCCTGTGGTCTCGGGACCTGTGGTCTCGGGACGGGCGGTGCGCTGACGGGGTGGGCCGCGCCTCCTGGCCGTCTCCTGGTCGTCTGCCGGCCGGGCGGGGACGCGGTCAGCTGTCGGGCAGGGAGTCCTTCGACAGCTTCCGCAGCTTCGTCCGGCGTCGACGGCGGTCCGGGATCATCGACCGCATCTCCTCGAGCTTGCCGAAGCAGAGCAGGCGGTCGCCGGGCTCGAGCACGACGCCGCTGCGGGGGTTCGGGATGACCGCACTGCCGCGGTGCAGGGTCAGGACGGTGATGTCCCGGTCCCAGAGCCCGGAGTCCTTGATCGTCTTGCCGACCAGGTCCGCGTTCGTGTGCACGAGCAGCTCGGCGACACCGTAGCCGGTCGAGACGCTGAGGCGCTGCCGGACGTCGATCTCGGGGAACGCCACCTGGTTCGCGATGAAGTCGATGACCGCGCCGGCGACGTCGAGACCGGTGGCGCGTTCGATGCCCTCGAGGCCCGGGGAGGAGTTGACCTCCATCACGAGCGGACCGTCGTTGCCCTCGAGCATGTCCACACCGGCGACCCGGAGGCCCATGATCTGCGCCGAGCGGACCGCCGCCTCCTCGTACTCCGGCGTCAGCGTGACCTGCTCCACGGTGCCGCCGCGGTGCACGTTCGACCGGAACTCGTCACCCGAGGCCGAGCGGCGCATCGCCGCGACCACCCGGTCCCCCACCACCAGGGCGCGGATGTCCTTGCCGCGGCTCTCCGCGATGAAGCGCTGGATGAGCACGTTCTGCTTGGTGGAGTGCAGGGTCTCGACGATCGACTCGGCGACCTTCGCCTCGGGAGCCAGGATCACGCCGATGCCCTGCGTGCCCTCGAGGAGCTTGATGACCACGGGTGCGCCGCCGACGCGCTCGATCGCGCCCCGGACGTCCGCGCGACTGCTGACGAACGTCGTCGCGGGCATGCCGATGTCGTGCCGCGACAGGATCTGGTTCGCGCGCAACTTGTCGCGGGAGTTCGTGATGCCGTTCGCGGTGTTCGGCGTGTAGACGTCCATCTGCTCGAACTGCCGGACCACCGCGGTGCCGTAGTAGGTGATCGAGTTGCCGATCCGCGGCAGGACGGCGTCGTAGTCGGAGAGCAGCTTGCCGCGGTACTGCAGGTCCGGCTGCTCACCGGTCAGGTCGATCGCGAAGCGGAGGGTGTTGAGCACCTTGACGGTGTGACCGCGCTCGGCCGCAGCGGTACGGAGACGCTGCGTCGAGTACGCGTGCGGAGCGCGCGACAGGATGGCGAGTTTCATCACTGCCAAGATAGGGGCATGGCCGAGCCCGCGAAGCGCCCCGACGCTGGGAAGTCGGCGTCCCGAGTGCCGATCGTCGCAGGCTGGCGAGAGTGGGCAGCGCTGCCGGACATCGGCATCCCCTGGATCAAGGTCAAGCTCGACACCGGCGCCCGCAGCTCCGCGCTGCACGCCTTCGACGTGCAGGAGCTGCCCGGCGAGCGCGTCCGGTTCTCGGTGCACCCGTGGCAGGACTCCGACGTCGACCCGCAGACCGTGGAGTGCGACGTCCACGACCGCCGGGTGATCCGCAGCTCGAGCGGGCACACGCAGGAGCGGATCGTCGTGCTGATGTCGATCGAGCTCGCCGGCCGCACGGTGATGGCCGAGGTGACGCTGAGCAACCGCGACCAGATGGGCTTCCGGATGCTCGTCGGACGCGAGGCGCTGCGGCAGGGCTTCGTCGTCGACCCGGCGCGGTCGTTCATGGCCGGTCGGGCGCCGAAGGCCGTGCGGCGGCGGAACCGCGGCCGGAGCTGACGCACGACGGACCACACGAGGACGGGCCCCGGAGCACCTGCGTGTGCAGATCCTCCGGGGCCCGTCCCTGTTCGTGCTGTGTGCCTTACTCGCGCCGTGTGTCTTACTTCTTGACCGGGATCGACTGTGCCTCGAGCGCGGCGATCGTCTTCGTCTGACCGGACTGCAGTGCGTCGAGCAGGGTCCCGTTGCCGGAGGCCGCGCTGCCGAAGCCGTCCGAGACGTCCGCGTAGGTCTGCGTCATCGTCGGGCCCCAGGTGAAGGGCTGGATGTCCTTCGCGGCATCGGCGAACTGCTCGTAGATCTTCTGGTTGCCGTAGAACGCCAGGCCCTTGGTGAGCGCGGGCAGCTCAGCGCCGGTGCTCGATGCCGGGTAGAGGTTCGCGACCTCGTTGAGCTGCGAGAGCGCCTCGGTCGAGGTGTTCAGCCAGGTGAGGAACTGCGCGGCCTCGGCGGGGTGCTTGCTGCCGGAGAAGACGACGTTCGAGGACCCACCCCAGGCAGCCGATGCCTTGTCGCCCGACTTCCACTGCGGCATCGGGGCGACCGCCCACTTGCCGGAGGTCGAGGGTGCACCGGACGAGATGGTGTTCGCCCCCCAGACGGCGGAGACCCAGGTCCAGTCCTGGCCGCTGTCGTAGGCGCTGTTCCACTGG
Protein-coding sequences here:
- a CDS encoding C40 family peptidase is translated as MGRHALPALDEDRRDAPVPPPAAAPTPRARGRRSASGPVVARSTFVEHQRPARVVALAPARPVRPTTSAFVSRNAAIRAERAADPRHIRRAANAKRAALLIAPALAITSTLSLSIPADAATAVPAPATTTTTSQDLQTYTVAHDVQVPIVSSDGVTTTSIVSYPTLVLRFGVTENQAKSALSAALSAGGDRATVLQTALQYLGDPYVEGGASHTGIDCSGLTMVAYQAVGIQLAHYVPTQDAVATTVPESEALPGDMVVYDNEDHVGLYLGQGLVLQAPHPGEVVDIVPMYPAAHHFARLLPAGS
- a CDS encoding pyridoxamine 5'-phosphate oxidase family protein; this translates as MPIDDALPALPTDDALPALPSLAVRRLRDRQQTDPEALRQVLAEGFVAHVGLVRDGFPIVLPFLYGVGDLGAGPVLLLHGSTGGGLFLDAGDEGVPVSATITHLDGIVFARSTFDSSANYRSAMVVGRASVVPAELRAEALRQVADHLMPGRRAELRAMTAKEVRQTQVLHLPLDAASVKVRAAGVGESPDDGEDHAVWAGVLPVALRAGEPVAGALAAAAGTPVDPSVRALAARLDAVAEGLEARLAALM
- a CDS encoding ATP-dependent zinc protease family protein, whose product is MAEPAKRPDAGKSASRVPIVAGWREWAALPDIGIPWIKVKLDTGARSSALHAFDVQELPGERVRFSVHPWQDSDVDPQTVECDVHDRRVIRSSSGHTQERIVVLMSIELAGRTVMAEVTLSNRDQMGFRMLVGREALRQGFVVDPARSFMAGRAPKAVRRRNRGRS
- the rimK gene encoding 30S ribosomal protein S6--L-glutamate ligase, translated to MKLAILSRAPHAYSTQRLRTAAAERGHTVKVLNTLRFAIDLTGEQPDLQYRGKLLSDYDAVLPRIGNSITYYGTAVVRQFEQMDVYTPNTANGITNSRDKLRANQILSRHDIGMPATTFVSSRADVRGAIERVGGAPVVIKLLEGTQGIGVILAPEAKVAESIVETLHSTKQNVLIQRFIAESRGKDIRALVVGDRVVAAMRRSASGDEFRSNVHRGGTVEQVTLTPEYEEAAVRSAQIMGLRVAGVDMLEGNDGPLVMEVNSSPGLEGIERATGLDVAGAVIDFIANQVAFPEIDVRQRLSVSTGYGVAELLVHTNADLVGKTIKDSGLWDRDITVLTLHRGSAVIPNPRSGVVLEPGDRLLCFGKLEEMRSMIPDRRRRRTKLRKLSKDSLPDS
- the pdxR gene encoding MocR-like pyridoxine biosynthesis transcription factor PdxR; this encodes MDQSSKVAAVVARVRGLVHDGTLGADDPLPSTRALAAELGVARGTVVAAYDQLDGEGYIRTRHGAAARVVGGAAAGGSAGVGDGVGVPAGVGAGPVAGAGAAAGAGRASRPVAEPAPGPLLDCRPGIPAVTAISPRDWRAAWRAAAEAPLRNGLSDPLGLPALREQVVVQLGLARGFSPAVSDVVVAAGTSEALSLLVEALRARLGRAPRIAVEDPGYRSGQRALTSAGAELVPVPVASDGIDLAVLAQVSADAVVVSPTHQYPLGSVMPVGHRRALLAQAATAGMVVVEDDYDSEFRHRGAPVPALAALDTDGVVVHLGGFSKTLDPRLRCAYLVLPRSAEPLRTAVVTARAARGPVVAEPVQVAVAHLLRTGAFRRHLGRVRRDYTHRRERIALRLADSGIAGLEARALTGGLHTVLTWAGPATGVGAGAGAGAAAGAMVVARAAAAGVLVADLADYEAERGRSGPGVVLGYGAVTLPELDRALDVVLQAIRGAVVSDPVVSGPVVSGRAVR